The genomic region GCTTTATAGAATCAATGGACGAAGGTGGTTTGCAAAGTTTTTCTGAAGAAACCTCTGATAAGCTTGGAGCTAGAGTAACTATTATAGATATAGATGGAAATCCCATATCTGAAACAGCAAAACCTCCTCATTACTTGGAAAATCATATCGATAGGCCGGAAATACAAGGAGCAATAAAAGGGCGAGTAACTACAGAACAAAGATATAGCCGGACAATGGCAACTGATATGTTATACAGCGCTGCACCAATTCTGGATAACGATGGTCAGGTAATTGGTTTTTTTAGATTAGCTAAACCCTTAGATGAAATCAGAAGCGCTATTTCTCAAATTAGGTTTGTGGTATATGTCGGCTTTTCAGTAGGTATTATTTTAGTGTGGATTATAGGTGGTTTTTTAGCTAAGGCCATAACAAAACCTCTAGGAGTTTTAATGAATAAAGCCAAAAGAGCTGGACGTGGAAATTTTTCCAACATAAAAGAGATTTATTCAAGGGATGAAATTGGTCAGTTAGAGGATGTATTTAATGAGATGGGCCAAAACCTAGGTTTGATGGTGGAAGACTTAGATAAAGAAAGGATCCGATTGACTAGAATTTTAGATAACTTGCCCGTAGGAGTGCTGGTTATAAATCATGAATGTAGACTTCTGACCTCAAATCATACAGCAAGACATATATTAGGGTATCAACAGGGTGAAGAGAAACCTTACTTAAATACCTTAACTGACAATTATAATATCAACAAATTTGTAAACGAAATAATAAATAGTGGAAAACAACAGAATACAGAAATAATCTTAGGAGAAGGTAGAGATGAGCAAAGATACCTTCAAGTGATGGGGGCTGTGGTATATAAAAATGAATATGGCGAAAATGAAGAGGTTGTTATAGTTCTCCATGATGTTAGTAATTTAAAAGAACTAGAGTTGATGAGAAAAGATTTAGTTGCCAATGTATCCCATGAACTTAGAACTCCTTTAACGGCGGTACAGGGGTTTGCAGAAACTTTGTTAGAAGAAAAGTTAGATGAAGAAACCCAGGCCCATTTTATAAAAATCATCAAAAACGAGTCCATAAGACTATCAAGCCTGCTAGAGGATTTACTTACCTTATCAAAGCTAGAAGGGGCCGAGGAAAGAAAAACAGGTTGCTGTAATGTTAAAGGTGCTGCTCTAAAAGTGGTAGATCTACTAAATCAAAAAATAATCCAAAAAAAACATAACGTAAATATTGAGATTGATGAGGATTTAAATGTTGGGGTCTATTGCGACTACATCGAACAGGTACTGTTAAACTACGTGGAAAATTCAGTAAAATATACTCCTGATGGGACAGATATTAAGATATCCGCTTTAAAAGAGGACAACAATTTTATTCGCTTAATTGTTAGAGATAATGGGTCAGGTATACCTCTAAAAGATCAAAAGAGGGTTTTTGAAAGGTTTTTTAGAGTCGACAGATCAAGAGAGAGTCAATTAGGAGGAACAGGACTAGGGCTATCAATAGTTAAGCACATAGTTGAAGGTTTTGGTGGAGAAGTTGGGTTAATTTCTAATAAAGACGGTACAAGTTTTTGGGCTACTTTACCTAAACAAAAAGAAGTTTGCTAAATTTAGCAAACTTCTTTTTGTTTACATTAAATTAACATAGCCATTATTTTGACATAACAAAGGGGAGTTATAATTGAACTGAAGTTAGATAAAGAAAAGCAAAATCAAATTCAAAGGAGGAGTTTAAATGTTAAAGAAAACTTTAGTACTTGGTGTAGCACTTAGTTTTTTTGCTCTAGTGACAGTAGGTTGTGGAGGTTCACAAGGTGGATATATCGAGGTTAGAGGATCTGATACTATGGTTAACTTAGGTCAACACTGGGCAGAAGCGTACATGGATAAAAACCCTGAAACTGCAATTTCAGTAACAGGTGGCGGTTCTGGGACAGGTATTGCAGCAATTCAAGATGACAATGTGGATATTGCACAAGCTTCTAGAAATATTACTGATAGCGAGTTGGAAAATGCAGCTTCAAATAACGTGGAGATAAATGAGTTTGTTGTAGGGCAAGATGGCTTGGCGGTAGTAGTACATCCAGAAAACCCTGTTCAAGAACTAACAGTTAAAGAATTAAAAGATATTTTTACAGGAAAAGTGACTGATTGGAAAGAATTAGGTTGGGAAGATGGCGGAGAAATAAGTGTTTACTCCCGTCAAAGTAATTCAGGAACCTATGTATATTTTTGGGAGAATATTTTAAATGAAGAAGATTGGGCAGATGGTACTAAATATATGTCAGGCTCTTCTGCAATCTATGAAGGAATCTCAAGCGACAAAGCTGGTATTGGCTACTTTGGCGTAGGGTACGTAGATTCAGGAGTAAATGCAGTCAATGTTGGTCTGTCAAGTGGTGGCCCTTTTGTAACCCCCTTAGAAAGCAGCAATATAGACGATGGATCTTATCCCATAGCTAGACCCCTATACTTTTACGTTAACGGAACACCAGAAGGGGAGCTGTTAGATTACCTTGAGTGGGTTTTATCAGCTGAAGGAGAGAAAGTGTTAGGAGAAACTGGCTTCTATGCTTTAACTGAGGAGTATATCGACATAAACAATCAAACATTTAGTCAGCTAGGTATAAAATAATTTAAAAATTGGAGTTGAGGGTAATGGCAAAAATCAGCTTGTCTAAAAGGAGTTTAGAACTTGGGAAATGTAGAAATAGGCAGTATTGGCGAGAATGGTTTGTGCTGAGGGGCCTTACCCTCAGCGGCCTTTTTGCAATAGCAATAATAACCTTTATTTTAGGATTTTTAATAAAAATGGGTATGCCAGCAATTTCAGAGATTGGTCTTACAGAATTTTTGCTAGGAAAAAGATGGATGCCTACCTCTCCACAGCCAGGATACGGTGCTTTGCCACAGGTACTAGGCACTATAGTTGTAGCGGTTGGTGCTTTGGTTATAGCATTGCCATGGGGAGTTTCTACAGCACTTTATTTATCAGAAATAGCTAATAGTAGAGTTCGTAACTTGCTAAAGCCAATGCTAGAAGTGTTAGCTAGCATACCGTCTGTTGTATTTGGATTTATTGCTTTAGTTGTAGTGGCTCCAGCAGTGGCAAGTGTTTTTGGCTTAAGTAACGGGCTTACCGCTCTAACTGGGGCAATAATGCTAGGGGTCATGGCTCTCCCCACAATAACCAGTATCTCTGAGGACGCCCTAAAGGCTGTACCAAACGATTATAGAGATGCAGCTTTAGCTTTAGGAGCAGATGATTGGCAAACTATGACAAAAGTAACTTTGCCAGCAGCTAAATCTGGGATTGTTGCATCTATAATGCTAGGGTTTGGCAGAGCTGTAGGTGAAACCATGACTGTGCTAATGGCAACTGGAAATGCAATTAGAATGCCTCTTAAAGAATATTTTGGAGTAACACTTCCTGATTATTTAAGTTCTGTTAGAACTTTAACTGCTACTATAGCTATTGAAGGTTCAGATGTGCCTTGGGGAAGCCTCCATTACCATTCGCTATTTGTTTTAGGAGCGCTGCTATTTATCTTGACCTTCATAATTAATTTAATTGCCGATATTGTATTAAATAAAGGGATAAAGGGAGGCAATTAAAATGCATAAACACAATATTAAAACAAAACTTATAAGCTTATTAGGTATAAACTTTTTAAGACTTAATGCTTTACTTGCGGTTATAGCTATGGTTTATTTTGTAGGATCTATTTTTCATAAAGGCTCTAGTGCTATCAGCTGGACGTTTTTAACAGAGATACCGCGACAAGGGATGACTGCTGGCGGCATTATGCCAGCAATTGTTGGAACAGTATATGTATCGCTGCTCACCCTTTTGATATCGGTGCCTTTAGGTGTAGGGGCAGCCATATATTTAAATGAGTTTTCAACTCAAGGGAAACTTAATAGATTGATAAGGTTAAGTATCAGAAACATGGCAGGAATTCCTTCTATAGTCTATGGATTATTTGGATTAGGGATATTTGTAGCTGGAATGAAATTAGGGAATTCACTTATGGCTTCTGCTTTAACCTTATCATTAATGACTTACCCGGTTGTTGTTACCACTGCAGAAGAGGCGCTTAGATCAGTGCCGTTAGGCTTTAGAGAAGGTGCTATGGCTTTAGGTGCAACAAGGTGGCAGGCAGTTAAACTAAACGTTCTTCCAGCGGCCATACCTGGTATGGCCACTGGGACAATTTTAGGGCTAGGTAGAGCTGCAGGGGAAACGGCGCCTATCATATTAACAGGTGCTGCATACTTTTTACCTATACTGCCTAGTAGTGTAACAGACCAATTTATGGCACTACCTTATCATCTGTATATTTTATCTACTCAACATTCGAGTATTTCTGAAGTTAGACACCTAGCCTATGGAACTGCACTTGTATTGTTAGCAATCGTTTTAATTTTGAATACTGTGGCTATTGGATTAAGATTCTATTATAGTAAATCAAAACAATGGTAAAGTTTAGGGGGCCAATAAAATGAAGAACGAAAAAGTTTTTTCAATAAAGGATCTGCATATCAGTTATGGAAGCGAAAAAGTAATTAAAGGAGTGGACATAGATATAGATCGAAAAGGAGTAATAGCTATTATAGGCCCATCAGGTTGTGGCAAGTCCACTTTCTTAAAAAGCTTAAATAGAATGATTGATACTATCCCATCAGCTAAAGTAGAGGGAAGCATTAAATATAGGGGCAATGATATTAACTCCGACAATTTAGAAGTAGTAAATTTACGAAAACAAGTTGGTATGGTGTTTCAAAAACCCAACCCTTTTCCAAAATCCATATATGATAATGTAGCTTTTGGGCCCAGACTTCATGGAGTGAGGGATAAAGCCACATTAGATGAGATAGTTGAAGAAAGCTTAAAAGGTGCTGCTTTGTGGGATGAGGTTAAAGATAAGGTGAAAAAATCAGCTTTTTCTCTTTCTGGCGGTCAACAACAGCGTTTATGTATTGCTAGAGCCTTAGCTGTAAAGCCTGAGGTGTTATTAATGGATGAACCATGTTCCGCACTTGACCCCATAGCCACTACCAAAGTAGAAGAGTTAATTAAAAAGCTTAGCAAAGATTATACAATTATTA from Proteinivorax hydrogeniformans harbors:
- a CDS encoding ATP-binding protein — translated: MNKMRFSIRGKISVTYGILFLLIVLILGSYLSYFLGKQYKGSLEENISNNANLLSSFIESMDEGGLQSFSEETSDKLGARVTIIDIDGNPISETAKPPHYLENHIDRPEIQGAIKGRVTTEQRYSRTMATDMLYSAAPILDNDGQVIGFFRLAKPLDEIRSAISQIRFVVYVGFSVGIILVWIIGGFLAKAITKPLGVLMNKAKRAGRGNFSNIKEIYSRDEIGQLEDVFNEMGQNLGLMVEDLDKERIRLTRILDNLPVGVLVINHECRLLTSNHTARHILGYQQGEEKPYLNTLTDNYNINKFVNEIINSGKQQNTEIILGEGRDEQRYLQVMGAVVYKNEYGENEEVVIVLHDVSNLKELELMRKDLVANVSHELRTPLTAVQGFAETLLEEKLDEETQAHFIKIIKNESIRLSSLLEDLLTLSKLEGAEERKTGCCNVKGAALKVVDLLNQKIIQKKHNVNIEIDEDLNVGVYCDYIEQVLLNYVENSVKYTPDGTDIKISALKEDNNFIRLIVRDNGSGIPLKDQKRVFERFFRVDRSRESQLGGTGLGLSIVKHIVEGFGGEVGLISNKDGTSFWATLPKQKEVC
- a CDS encoding PstS family phosphate ABC transporter substrate-binding protein, which codes for MLKKTLVLGVALSFFALVTVGCGGSQGGYIEVRGSDTMVNLGQHWAEAYMDKNPETAISVTGGGSGTGIAAIQDDNVDIAQASRNITDSELENAASNNVEINEFVVGQDGLAVVVHPENPVQELTVKELKDIFTGKVTDWKELGWEDGGEISVYSRQSNSGTYVYFWENILNEEDWADGTKYMSGSSAIYEGISSDKAGIGYFGVGYVDSGVNAVNVGLSSGGPFVTPLESSNIDDGSYPIARPLYFYVNGTPEGELLDYLEWVLSAEGEKVLGETGFYALTEEYIDINNQTFSQLGIK
- the pstB gene encoding phosphate ABC transporter ATP-binding protein PstB; its protein translation is MKNEKVFSIKDLHISYGSEKVIKGVDIDIDRKGVIAIIGPSGCGKSTFLKSLNRMIDTIPSAKVEGSIKYRGNDINSDNLEVVNLRKQVGMVFQKPNPFPKSIYDNVAFGPRLHGVRDKATLDEIVEESLKGAALWDEVKDKVKKSAFSLSGGQQQRLCIARALAVKPEVLLMDEPCSALDPIATTKVEELIKKLSKDYTIIIVTHNMQQAARISNKAAFFLNGEIIEYSDTERMFTNPEDKRTEDYITGRFG
- the pstA gene encoding phosphate ABC transporter permease PstA, coding for MHKHNIKTKLISLLGINFLRLNALLAVIAMVYFVGSIFHKGSSAISWTFLTEIPRQGMTAGGIMPAIVGTVYVSLLTLLISVPLGVGAAIYLNEFSTQGKLNRLIRLSIRNMAGIPSIVYGLFGLGIFVAGMKLGNSLMASALTLSLMTYPVVVTTAEEALRSVPLGFREGAMALGATRWQAVKLNVLPAAIPGMATGTILGLGRAAGETAPIILTGAAYFLPILPSSVTDQFMALPYHLYILSTQHSSISEVRHLAYGTALVLLAIVLILNTVAIGLRFYYSKSKQW
- the pstC gene encoding phosphate ABC transporter permease subunit PstC — its product is MAKISLSKRSLELGKCRNRQYWREWFVLRGLTLSGLFAIAIITFILGFLIKMGMPAISEIGLTEFLLGKRWMPTSPQPGYGALPQVLGTIVVAVGALVIALPWGVSTALYLSEIANSRVRNLLKPMLEVLASIPSVVFGFIALVVVAPAVASVFGLSNGLTALTGAIMLGVMALPTITSISEDALKAVPNDYRDAALALGADDWQTMTKVTLPAAKSGIVASIMLGFGRAVGETMTVLMATGNAIRMPLKEYFGVTLPDYLSSVRTLTATIAIEGSDVPWGSLHYHSLFVLGALLFILTFIINLIADIVLNKGIKGGN